The following are encoded together in the Schistocerca americana isolate TAMUIC-IGC-003095 chromosome 6, iqSchAmer2.1, whole genome shotgun sequence genome:
- the LOC124620337 gene encoding ribosome-binding protein 1-like, whose product MLDLMSIKLVDPEFWSPLQDRHDVGSRTGEEVEGAEEKGEGEQEKGEEEEGVEEEGVEEEGVEEEGVEGVEEKGKGAQRDGAQREGAQTEGAQTEGAQTEGAQTEGAQTEGAQTEGAQTEGAQTEGAQREGAQREGARREGARREGARREGARREGARREGARREGARREGARREGARREGAQREGAQREGAQREGAQREGAQREGAQREGAQREGAQREGAQREGAQREGAQREGAQREGAQREGAQREGAQREGAQREGAQREGAQREGAQREGAQREGAQREGAQREGAQREGAQREGAQREGAQREGAQREGAQREGAQREGAQREGAQREGAQREGAQREGAQREGAQREGAQREGAQREGAQREGAQREGAQREGAQREGAQREGAQREGAQREGAQREGAQREGAQREGAQREGAQREGAQREGAQREGAQREGAQREGAQREGAQREGAQREGAQREGAQREGAQREGAQREGAQREGAQREGAQREGAQREGAQREGAQREGAQREGAQREGAQREGAQREGAQREGAQREGAQREGAQREGAQREGAQREGAQREGAQREGAQREGAQREGAQREVAQREVAQREVAQREGAQREGAQREGAQREGAQREGAQREGAQREGAQREVAQREVAQREGAQREGAQREGAQREGAQREGAQREGAQREGAQREGAQREGAQREVAQREVAQREGAQREGAQREGAQREGAQREGAEREGAEREGAEREGAEREGAEREGAEREGAEREGAERDGAERDGAERDGAERDGAEREGAERDGAERDGAEREGAEREGAEREGAEREGAEREGAEREGAEREGAEREGAEREGAEREGAEREGAEREGAERDGAEREGAEREGAEREGAEREGAEREGAEREGAEREGAEREGAEREGAEREGAEREGAEREGAEREGAEREGAEREGAEREGAEREGAEREGAEREGAEREGAEREGAEREGAEREGAEREGAEREGAEREGAEREGAESEGAESEGAHLEDESAAKDKQQNQHSCSEVNIPRIQHNLN is encoded by the exons ATGTTGGATTTGATGAGTATAAAACTTGTCGATCCAGAATTTTGGTCACCTTTGCAAGATCGACATGATGTTGGGAGCAGAA CTggagaggaggtggagggagcggaggagaagggggagggagagcaggagaagggggaggaggaggagggggtggaggaggagggggtggaggaggagggggtggaggaggagggggtggagggggtggaggagaaggGGAAGGGGGCGCAGAGAGACGGGGCGCAGAGAGAGGGGGCGCAGACGGAGGGGGCGCAGACGGAGGGGGCGCAGACGGAGGGGGCGCAGACGGAGGGGGCGCAGACGGAGGGGGCGCAGACGGAGGGGGCGCAGACGGAGGGGGCGCAGacggagggggcgcagagggagggggcgcagagggagggggcgcggAGGGAGGGGGCGCGGAGGGAGGGGGCGCGGAGGGAGGGGGCGCGGAGGGAGGGGGCGCGGAGGGAGGGGGCGCGGAGGGAGGGGGCGCGGAGGGAGGGGGCGCGGAGGGAGGGGGCgcggagggagggggcgcagagggagggggcgcagagggagggggcgcagagggagggggcgcagagggagggggcgcagagggagggggcgcagagggagggggcgcagagggagggggcgcagagggagggggcgcagagggagggggcgcagagggagggggcgcagagggagggggcgcagagggagggggcgcagagggagggggcgcagagggagggggcgcagagggagggggcgcagagggagggggcgcagagggagggggcgcagagggagggggcgcagagggagggggcgcagagggagggggcgcagagggagggggcgcagagggagggggcgcagagggagggggcgcagagggagggggcgcagagggagggggcgcagagggagggggcgcagagggagggggcgcagagggagggggcgcagagggagggggcgcagagggagggggcgcagagggagggggcgcagagggagggggcgcagagggagggggcgcagagggagggggcgcagagggagggggcgcagagggagggggcgcagagggagggggcgcagagggagggggcgcagagggagggggcgcagagggagggggcgcagagggagggggcgcagagggagggggcgcagagggagggggcgcagagggagggggcgcagagggagggggcgcagagggagggggcgcagagggagggggcgcagagggagggggcgcagagggagggggcgcagagggagggggcgcagagggagggggcgcagagggagggggcgcagagggagggggcgcagagggagggggcgcagagggagggggcgcagagggagggggcgcagagggagggggcgcagagggagggggcgcagagggagggggcgcagagggagggggcgcagagggagggggcgcagagggagggggcgcagagggagggggcgcagagggagggggcgcagagggagggggcgcagagggagggggcgcagagggagggggcgcagagggagggggcgcagagggagggggcgcagagggagggggcgcagagggagggggcgcagagggagggggcgcagagggagggggcgcagagggagggggcgcagagggagggggcgcagagggagggggcgcagagggagggggcgcagagggagggggcgcagagggagggggcgcagagggagggggcgcagagagaggtggcgcagagggaggtggcgcagagggaggtggcgcagagggagggggcgcagagggagggggcgcagagggagggggcgcagagggagggggcgcagagggagggggcgcagagggagggggcgcagagggagggggcgcagagggaggtggcgcagagggaggtggcgcagagggagggggcgcagagggagggggcgcagagggagggggcgcagagggagggggcgcagagggagggggcgcagagggagggggcgcagagggagggggcgcagagggagggggcgcagagggagggggcgcagagggaggtggcgcagagggaggtggcgcagagggagggggcgcagagggagggggcgcagagggagggggcgcagagggagggggcgcagagggagggggcagagagggagggggcagagagggagggggcagagagggagggggcggagagggagggggcggagagggagggggcggagagggagggggcggagagggagggggcggagagggatgGGGCGGAGAGGGATGGGGCGGAGAGGGATGGGGCGGAGAGGgatggggcggagagggagggggcggagagggatgGGGCGGAGAGGgatggggcggagagggagggggcggagagggagggggcggagagggagggggcggagagggagggggcggagagggagggggcggagagggagggggcggagagggagggggcggagagggagggggcggagagggagggggcggagagggagggggcggagagggagggggcggagagggagggggcggagagggatggggcggagagggagggggcggagagggagggggcggagagggagggggcggagagggagggggcggagagggagggggcggagagggagggggcggagagggagggggcggagagggagggggcggagagggagggggcggagagggagggggcggagagggagggggcggagagggagggggcggagagggagggggcggagagggagggggcggagagggagggggcggagagggagggggcggagagggagggggcggagagggagggggcggagagggagggggcggagagggagggggcggagagggagggggcggagagggagggggcggagagggagggggcggagagggagggggcggagagggagggggcggagagggagggggcggagagggagggggcggagagcgAGGGGGCGGAGAgcgagggg